The following is a genomic window from Chlorocebus sabaeus isolate Y175 chromosome 24, mChlSab1.0.hap1, whole genome shotgun sequence.
AACAAAGCACATGtattgacagaaaaaaatataaatttactgTCAAAGTTCCCAGTCCTTGGCAACATTAGCAAATAGGAAGAGCTGACGCATAATCTCTTAAGGCAGAAATGCCTGTCTGCTACTCTCTGTGGAAACAAGGTTAGATTCTTGAACTCACAGGTAACAATACTTAGAGAATTCTTACTCTTGCCCATTCCTTTTTACTGCCATTTGTTCACTTAAATAGGTACTATCTGCAAGGTACTACAAAAAACACCAAAGACTTCATATTTTTTCAACTAATCTCATTAAAGCCACGTCAACTGGAAGTGCATACCTGTCTAAGACCACCAGGTCCGTTGCAGTTTCAGCATTACTCTTAAGAATTTTCTCTAGTTTCTGAATCTTTTCTTCTAATTCCTCTGGATCACATTTCCCATTTAAAATGGAAGCAGTTAGTCCCAAAATGCGAGGACATGCTGGACAATTTTCACAGAGCTAATGTAATGAAAGATACTGACAGTAAAGACTTCATTTTGCAAGGCCACAACAAGAGAGACATCACCATGTTAAAACATATCAAAATCACTCACAAATACTAAAAAAGAATTTGTTTGGTGGAAATGCCACTATACCAAGAACAACATAAAATTACTCATAGGATTACTGTAGTTTGTTTAAAAGATCTGTTTTTCAAAAAGGCTCAATTATATACACTATGAAAATCATATAGGATTTACTATTATGAtgttaaagtttattttagatttaaatgaacattaatttaatattcattcattcatacactgGAGCCAAACTCCCAATATTGATAATATTATTGCttttgaaatctaaaaaaaaaaaaatctgcctataCTAAATAGTTTACCAAGAATTACTAAGACTTAGGTCTAAAACTTACCTTCATAATTTCTCGATAGGGGTGGTCTAGGATTGCAAGATGACACTCATCAAACACCAAAAGGTTAATGTCTGACAGTGATAAGTAACCATTTTTCAAAACATTCAAGGCGACATAGCAAGTCATAAtaagaacctaaaataaaatcaacatcaATAAACAAACATGGCATTCACTGCCGGGATATACTTACATAAAATCAGATCATAGAGCCATTGTATCATAGGTGAGAATTAAGGAATTCATTAgtcaaaattaaaactaatatactaaatatatataattgtttatatcaGTACTAAGAAGGAAATCAGGAAAACATGGGAAAAGACTAGAGAAAAAATATCTTGATAATGGAAAGTATGTCTTGATGACAAATCCAAATTTACTTCAGGTTCTTAGATCCCCACAGCCATATTATGACTGATGAGATATGTCAATTGAGGCAAATCACAAAACAAttcacactttttattttttttctgttgaactGACATGGTTTTCTGGAAGAAAACCCAGactaaatgttatttttgtagCCTATCATTATGTGGATATTTAAGTGCTTTATTAACGAGGACTTATCCCAATATGTGAAGCACACTAGTAGGCTGGGCTGTTTCAGTTCAGCGAGGAAGTGCCTCTTAACCACTGTGTATCCCCCAATGACTAATACACCAAAAGCCCCAGTACATGCTGGCTACATGGAAACATGTAAGTTAGAGGAGCCTCCAGCACACGCTGGCTACACGCAAACATTCAGTTAGAGGAAGTTTCTGTCAAAGACCTAAACACCACAAGCAACAAACTTCTCCAGTTTCAAGACATTTAACTCAAGAGTAAATTTTTTGAAAGCGCATTATCAGCAAGTTGGAAATAGGTCATAGGAATTTGTGTTTTTCAAGCAAGCAGATCATACTGAAAGCTATTTCTTTTCTACAAAGTTAAGAGCAATAAAAATTAgtaatttattagtttttttggtttgtttgtttgttttgagacagagtctcgctgtcacctgggctggagtgcatggcgtgatctcagctcactgcaaactccaccttccaagttcaagcaattctcatgtctcagcctcctgagtagctgggactacaggtgcacaccaccacgcccagctaatttttgtatttttagtagagacggggtttcactatattgcttaggctcgtcttgaactcctcatctctggtgatctgcccacctcagcctcccaaagtactgggattacaggtggcagccaccgtgcccagcctttattCGGTTTTAAGGTAAGACTTAAAGTAAGATAGAGTACATCAGGACTAGTTTCTAGGTTGATTAAGTACAGGAAATTAGTTTTCAAATCTAAATTAGACAACCAAGGCTACAGATAATCTTACAAACCAAGTCAAGAACTTGTAGGGATTTATAAAGTGAAATTTCTCTACAAGTCTTACCTGGTGCTTAGTAAACTCTTGGTTCCATCTCTCTTTTGTCCAAGATGCATTTACTTCTAGGTTTGAGTATTCCCCAACCTTGAGATCTGAATGAGTTCTGACAGCTGACACTTGTTGAGCAACCTGGTTTGCTAATTACAAATATAACACTCCATGTAAATACAAGAAATCTTGCCTACTTGGCTCTCTGGACTACTAATGATTAACAGTCTACAGAAATCCTTATTATTGTATTAGACCTAACCAACAATGTTTTTGATAGCCTCTTTAAAACCACAGTTCCAAGGTTATCCTCCAAAAAAATGGCATCTACTAGACTTGCCACCTCACTTTTTGTCACTTGCTTCAGAGAACCCTATACCACCTTTCTTCTTCACAGTTGATTTCCTCTCAGCCACCCTCCTGTTTTCTTCAATAAAACCAGATGGAAACAAGACAGTCTAACATGTATTTAAAGCACATCATTATACTGAGACAATCTAAAAAAAAGAGCAGTGACATGAATATATTAGGAGCCTACCAGCTTAggttcacattttatattttttatttttatatataatccaagcatataaaaattaatattttaaactcttAACTGAATATCTAATTTCTAAGCAGCATGTAACTTTCTATTAATACAACTGACATAGCAAAATCATAAGTACAAAAGTTAACTATACATAATTAAGCACCTTTTGACATACTTGGTGAAGCTAAAACatcaagagcaaaaataaatgtaacaacTTAGATTATGTTCCAATGTTTATGTTCCAAAAGCAATCCATTCAAACGAAATACAGAACCAGAACATTTAAGAGAAACACCAAAAAGACATAGGACAAAACAATTTCTGCCAGAAGAGATTAAATGAGTACATTATCTGTCAAACTTTCTTCAATAATTTAActtaagaaacacaaagaaaatctgTTTAAACATAAAATCCCATCCAATTTCCCCTGCACAActtgatgaaataattttttattaccaGAGTTGACCAAGAACACCgtcctttttccatttctgttgaAGTCTCCCCTGATCTGATAGGACAGCTCTTTAGTGAGTAGTACTGCAATAAATGTCTTCCCTGAGCCAGTGTTTAAACAGACGATGGTATTATGATCCAGAGCTGCTTCGAGCAGTTCAACCTAGAAACATGGTGAAAAAAAAGTTATGCACTTCTTACCTAAgtacaaaatttataaaattggattttattttaaatcaggaAATTTCACTATTCTCTAAAATCTTCCTCCAATAAATTTACGGAAAAAACCCCACAGTCTACGTCTTTATACAAGAATAACTCAAGAGGAATAAAATGCCTGCTGCTATATATGCTGTATTGTGTAAATACATGTTGAAATGGCATTTACCCTTTCTTTAagcattatttttgtatatacagAATAATTCTCTAGAATAACGTGAATAACTAAACTTAGAGTAATCATGGTTCTGCCAGGTCATGGCTGGACATTTGCAAACTAATCTAGGTTTTTACCCAGCTCACTAGAACAGACACATCCAAGTGAATATTAAAGAACAGTGAGGTtttcagagggggaaaaaagaaacttcaCAAAGACAACTATCAAATCCAATTACCCAGCAGatgttagaaaagaaaaggactattaagaataaaagtattttgaaTGAGAAAATTAATCAGAAGTGGGAGGCTTGAAAGGGTAAATGAGTTTTATATAAGTTGTGTCAACTATATGCTAATTTATTCCATTTTAGTGAAGAATGCTCCAGTATTAGTGTTCACATTAGTACCTGATATTTTCTTGGCGTATAAATGTTATCATGAATTGCTTCTTGTTGCCATGGCAGTCCAAAGAAAGGACCCATTGGTGAGGAAGCAGGGGTCATGAGCTGCAGGCCTGCCATGCTGAGGGGTTGCAAAGCAGGGCTTTTCATTCATCCAGTGTTTCTTTCATTGCATTTTTGTTCTAGCACAGCTTActacaaaagggaaaaagaataccATTACACAACCATGCAgggttaaaaacaaaagaaagcacagAAACAAGAGAAACATCAGAATATCATTCCTACGAGTCATTCAAATTCTTCCtataattgttttaactttttcttgatCTAAGAGGATCATTTTAGGAGTCAAGCATTCTGTACCTTACCCAGTGATTCTACATCTAGAAACTTGTCTTAAAGAATGAATCAGGCAACTGCACAAAGAGATGTACATGAATATTTGTTGTTGcattattacttaaaaataagaaataactttaaaatctaCTAGTAAAAAAATAAGCTACATAAATTATGGTATGACTCTATAATTGAATACTTTGAATCCATTAAAATTATAACACATATCTATATTTCCTGACATAGAACAATGTCCATtataaacctttaaaatatgtaaagtatgATGCCttgttaaatatatgtacatatataatatgcaaatatataaatatattttgaacatttttgtatATTCTATGACGTTATTGATAAAATGATAATGTATGGAAGGCACTTAGCACGTGCCTGCACGAGGAAAGATTTAGACACCTGCTAAATTGTCACTTGATCAATAGCTCATGAACACAGAAGGCCTTTTTCTCAATTGACAACCTATTATAAATGAACAACTGACCAACTATTTaaatatgtatctttaaaattatacatatcctagataaattaaaacaaatgacaccactctgtgaaataaaaattttttcatgGTATCTAAGCATTTTCTATATTTCATATAGTTTTTCCCACAGATAAATTTGATtatgtaaaatgataaaaactgaaTCTTTAAAATTCCTAACCTTCAAACAGAGGGTCAGGGATTCAAATATCTGTGTGAAAGCCTACCACTGGCTTTACTGTCAGCAGGACTTCCTCGCCCCACAGAAGGAAATTTCCTCTCTTGCACTGCTTTGGAGTGTTCATTGCTATTACTCTATGAAACTGGAAGAGAGAATTCAGTTCTTTGTTACTTAACAACCAAAACTTTTGAATCTCCGGACGTGTTAAGTAGAACACACAACTTAAGTTGTTGCAACTATTTCAACAAGAAGTCTCAAGTGTGGGGTCTCTTATACAGAAGCACAatactgaattctaatttgagaAATTAGTTCTGTTGACAAGAATTCAACATTCAGCGACCATAAAGTATTATCTCAAGTAAGCAGTGAAGGGGCACCCCACTGCAGGAGCTGAGAGCCCAGTAAGACAGCACATCTGTGGGCCTAACAGCACAATCATGCTCATCATCTTTCCAGAAGGGAACAAGCAAAGCACCACAGAGTACTTTATGAGATAATATTAACCCATAATTTCCCTGGATCAAAGAGAACTATGTTCTTCATGAAAAATAATCTGCTAATTCTCTGCTGAATCAAAGCCCCAAGAGCCATTTCTTTCACCCTAGTACCCAAGCCTAGTACCCACTTTCCCAAATTCAGCAAGAACTCAGGACTTGTAGGCTCATCagttaaacttttttcttaataCAACTGCCAAGAACCCTATATGGAAGTCTATTTTACAAAAATGTCTGAAATCAAGAGGCCACTCTGAAGGCCCAAGACTAAGACCTGCGGGTCCCATCACTGACCTTCCCACCTGGAATCCACTCTCGTGATACCTCTACAATTCTTCATGACTACAGACTGCATCCTGTCTAGGACTCTAAACCTGACCCTTCACTTTCACCCAACCCAAATGCTAATCCTAGACTTATTAAAGACACAGTAAAAGGTACCAAGAAACAAGCCTAAGTCCTGATGGTGGATGAAAATATAAACCAAAGGAGAAAAGAGGGCCGTGATGTAAATACCCAACACATCTTCTCCTACTTCCAGAAACCAAGTATGTCCAGGAACCGGCAGCACTCCCTCCTCCCTACAACTGTCACCATTTCTTCTCATATAGATAACAttagtaataacaataaataactgTAGAAAAAtagtctaaaaataaattaggaatgttttatgttttaaagctGGGGAAGGTATTCTTCAAAAACATCAATgccataaaatacaaagaaaaactacGAAAATGTTCCAGATTAACAAGACTATAtggatacacatggacataaagatggaaataacagaCAGTGGGAACTCCAAAGGGAGGAAGGTGATAAAGGGGCACACGGTTGAAAAACTAtccattgggtacaatgttcactactTGGGTAACGTGTACACTAGAAGTCCAATTCCCACCAGTATGCAATATACCCGTgtaataaaaaaacacacacgtaccctctgaatctaaaagaCAAAGAGACTAtaaagaaacatgacaactaCATGTAATACCTGAACTTAGACTGGATCCTATCTGAAGGAGAAAAATGCCAGAAATGGAAAATGGACAATATTGGAGGTATACCGTTGTGATGTTTTGACACACATATATGCAGTAAACTATAGTCAAGCTAACTAACATATCCATCTCTTCACATAGCTACAATTTTTTGGTGTAGTGAGAATTATTCAGATCTATTCTCTCAGCAAATTCAAGTATTCCATACGCTGTTATCCACTATGGATCCCGTGCTGTATGCTggatctctagaacttactcattCCAtgtaactgaaactctgtaccctttCACCAACATCTACCCATTTTCCCCATATTCTACCCTTTCTCTTTTACTCTGCTTGTAAGAATTCTACTTTTGTCAATTCCCATGTGACATCAtgcagtatctggttttctgtgcctggcttattatcCTTAGTattatgtcctccaggttcatctgcaTTATTGCagatggcaggatt
Proteins encoded in this region:
- the DICER1 gene encoding endoribonuclease Dicer isoform X2 — its product is MKSPALQPLSMAGLQLMTPASSPMGPFFGLPWQQEAIHDNIYTPRKYQVELLEAALDHNTIVCLNTGSGKTFIAVLLTKELSYQIRGDFNRNGKRTVFLVNSANQVAQQVSAVRTHSDLKVGEYSNLEVNASWTKERWNQEFTKHQVLIMTCYVALNVLKNGYLSLSDINLLVFDECHLAILDHPYREIMKLCENCPACPRILGLTASILNGKCDPEELEEKIQKLEKILKSNAETATDLVVLDRYTSQPCEIVVDCGPFTDRSGLYERLLMELEEALNFINDCNISVHSKERDSTLISKQILSDCRAVLVVLGPWCADKVAGMMVRELQKYIKHEQEELHRKFLLFTDTFLRKIHALCEEHFSPASLDLKFVTPKVIKLLEILRKYKPYERQQFESVEWYNNRNQDNYVSWSDSEDDDEDEEIEEKEKPETNFPSPFTNILCGIIFVERRYTAVVLNR